Proteins co-encoded in one Nematostella vectensis unplaced genomic scaffold, jaNemVect1.1, whole genome shotgun sequence genomic window:
- the LOC125560844 gene encoding uncharacterized protein LOC125560844, which translates to MQTERFDMARSQSAKARESRNLLSIALFVLIPPSRGQEIRTLRIAPSGDREHVQGLNSLVLNSDGTLMFRFEDYKTYGSHGVDVTNLPEDHRLNVIIREYLDKYRDILLDASDDGTTNNFLLLKSYDSSVSNYISSKGSLIFLELVIVG; encoded by the exons AGTGCCAAGGCTAGGGAGAGCAGGAATCTGCTGTCGATCGCGCTTTTCGTATTGATACCTCCTTCCAGAGGACAAGAGATCCGGACACTGCGAATTGCCCCGTCCGGTGACAGAGAACACGTCCAGGGACTGAATTCATTAGTCTTGAATTCAGATGGCACCCTCATGTTCAGATTCGAGGATTACAAAACATATGGCTCTCATGGGGTTGATGTCACAAATTTGCCA GAAGATCACAGATTGAACGTCATCATAAGGGAATATCTGGACAAATACAGAGATATTCTTCTCGACGCCTCTGACGATGGCACAACCAACAATTTTCTTCTCCTGAAAAGTTATGACTCTTCAGTTTCCAATTATATTTCTTCAAAGGGCTCACTGATCTTCTTGGAACTAGTGATTGTTGGATAG